In the genome of Aythya fuligula isolate bAytFul2 chromosome 23, bAytFul2.pri, whole genome shotgun sequence, the window AGACGTGAGGAAATGTGAAGTCTTGGCACCTGCTGAGAGTGGGAAATCCAGAGACTATTTACTATTTAACCTCCTAATAAATTATGAAAAGGTTTTAATTAATCCCTTGCCCCCCTAGCCCACCGGTACTATTTATGTTGCTCCCAGTAGTCTCCCCCCTCCCGGCCCAGCCCGAGGGCCGCCCTTCCTGGCCAGCGGGCAGGAATCGGCCGGGTGGGCGCTGGGGGCCGCGGGGAGCCGCTCCCTGGGGCCTTTCCCCGCGGCCTCGAACCTGCAGggccccggctgcccccggGCTGTCCGGGACAGGTGGCAGTGGTGGCCCTTTGCTCATCGCTCCTTTGGCAAGCGCATCACGTCCCGAGGCTTTGCTCTCTGATCGTATATCTTAATAAACTCGTAGCTCTCCACCTTCTCTCTGCTGGTCCTGTAGATCTCGTACAGAGCTCACGGTGGTGCAGGGGtgcggggagcccccggggctcttcctctgctgctgtcgTCTTCTGCTGGCTGCCGGGAATAAAACCTTGAGGGGTTGGGGAGAAATCTCTGTGCACCGATGAAcgttttaacttttttaatttGGAGGGAGTGGACTTTGTCTGCCTCtggaactgaaaatgtttttaaaatattactgcagGCATTGTTTGCCTCTTTTAatggaaagaaggaataaatttatcttgttttctgtgtgggACTGGGCAGGATTCATTTTCAGTGTGGGAGCTGGCGCTTACATCCCGTGCTGCCCCTGTGCGTTTGCTTGGGAAGCAGCGAGGGGCTCAGCCTCTGAACCGACCCCCGCTGGGCTGGAGGTGGgtaacgggggggggggggctgccctcACCGGGACGGGCCCCATGGTGGGAGCTGCAGGCGGGTGGCTGTGCTCGGTGCCACAGGAGCTCCGCGAGGACGGGCGGGGTGAGCGCCCTGGCcctgggggtgccggggggcaccggggggggttCAGGATGGATTCAGGACGCGTGGGGCTGTGACGGGGGGAGCCGGAACCCCCCGGGCAGAGGGGAAGCCCCAAATTGTGTCCTGTAACGGGTGGGGGCCTGCTGGGGGCCGGGGCCTGCCCGgggggcagcccgggggggctgaggctgggggcggccggggcccgGCTCTGCTCGGGGCCCTGCcctgggggcgggggggctgtgggggggggcagggagggggcggggcctcggGAGGGGGCGTGGAAATGGGAACGTGGGCGGGGCGTGAGGTGGGCGGGGTTTAGGGCTGGGGGCGTGGAGGCTGTGGGCGGAGTGAGTACGGGGTGGGCGGGGCGTGGAAGGGATGGGCGTGGTTTTGCTGTGGGCGGGGCTCGGTGTGGGCGGGGCGTGGCCATGGCGCAGGGTCCCGCGCACGGCCctgggcgctgctgctgctgcggggaggggggcggcggggcggggggcgcgggctgggggctgcaccTGCGGATCGACCGGCAGCGCCTGCACTGCCTCAACGAGCGGCGCGACGGCAGCGGGGCCCTCGTCTTCCGCGCCTGGGAGGAGCGCGGAGACCGCACCAAGGtgcggccgggccgggagggggggTCCTGGGAggggggtcccggggctgcGCCGTGCCCGGGTCCCGTTatgagccccccccccctccccgccccgctcctGTCCCCGCAGTTCGTGGAGAGCGATGAGGACGCGGAGCTGCTCTTCAACGTGCCGTGAGTGCGGGCCCGGCAGGACCGGGCCGGGGAggggcggggtggggggcacggggggggcagcgccgaGACCCCCCGCGTCTCCCCCCAGGTTCACCGGCAACGTCAAGCTGAAAGGCGTCATCGTCATGGGCGAGGACGACGGCTCGCACCCGGCGGAGATGCGGCTGTAAGTCCCGAGGGTGGGCGCTGCCAGGGAGACCCCCGGCACGGGGGGGCTGAGAACGGAGCCAGGACCTGCACGGGGAGACCGCGGCTGCTCGCTGAGCATTGCTCCAGAAAAGGAGCGCTAATTGGGATTAGAAATCAATAGGCAAAACGTTAGAAATCAATAGGCAAAACGCTGCCTGCGTGCCCACAGGGgaccagctgctgggctgcaggagggtgaatgggccggggaggggaagggtcatgctgcaggaggggagggcCGTGGCAGTGTCCTGCCCCAGGTGAGGCCTGcggggctctgcccagccctgccttggTTCCTGCAGGGGGGGGctcctcactgctgctttttttttccttatgaacGAGCACTGAGCATGCCGTTcttgctgggggggggggggagccacCACTGTCAGGTTGTTGCCCTTCACCGTGCCATGAACATGGATGTGAAGCGCCGTCAGGGCTTGTTTTGCACATGGGAGCAGGACAAGAGGCTCCTGGTCCTGCTCTTGGTCTCTTTTACTCCTTTGTAACAACCAAAAATGCCGGCGCTGCGCTCGGCTGTAACTCGCTACCAGCTGAGGAGCAGGAACTGGTGCCCAGCCCCGTACTGGGGCGGCCGCTCCCCCGTAGCAGAGCCTGGGCTCCTTCACGTTCCCACGCGTGCTGACATCTGCGTCTCCTCAGCTTTGCTCCTCGCTCTCTTGCTGGGTATTTCTGCAGGGCAGTGAGTGTTCTGGAACATGATGATGCATTGTGGTGGCGTTGGTAATTCCTCCTGTAGTAGGCAGAGCAAGTCCGGCGGGTTACTGTGGAGAAGAGTCCGGGTAGTGCTAATGAACGGGGAGGAAACCAATTAGTTGATGTGCACTTAATAACTTCCTggccttccttcctctcttcccaggTTCAAGAACATTCCTCACATGTCCTTCGATGATGCAGCCAGGGAACCGGACCAGATGTTCAGCCTGAACCGGGACCCCACGGGCGAGCTGGAGTACCCCACCAAGTacgggggcgggcgggcgggtgTTGCCCCCTTGCAGCCCGCTGACGAGTGGCTGGGCTTCAGCAAAGTGTCAGCGGGGGCAGTTCCCTCCcttgcagctccctgctgcccaccacaGACTTTTTCTCCCCTGGCTCTGTCCTGCCCTTGTCGGGTGAGAGCTGCGGTCCCCAGGCGTGGCAGATCCTCCCACAGCACGGTGGTGCCCCCTGCTCATGGCTCATGGCCCAGGCTCTGTGGGGAGCAGAACTGTCCCAGTGTCCTGCCCCCAGTGACAGCTCATCGC includes:
- the PITHD1 gene encoding PITH domain-containing protein 1, whose protein sequence is MAQGPAHGPGRCCCCGEGGGGAGGAGWGLHLRIDRQRLHCLNERRDGSGALVFRAWEERGDRTKFVESDEDAELLFNVPFTGNVKLKGVIVMGEDDGSHPAEMRLFKNIPHMSFDDAAREPDQMFSLNRDPTGELEYPTKVARFSSVSHLSIHFPKNFGAETTKIFYIGLKGDWTEAARQEVTICSYEAAPNPADHRLQQVTPQAHLIS